One Gloeothece verrucosa PCC 7822 DNA window includes the following coding sequences:
- a CDS encoding 2Fe-2S iron-sulfur cluster-binding protein, with translation MATYQVRLIKGSKKKPPEMDVTITVDEDTTIFDAAIEEGIDLPSSCKAGACSSCAGRIEAGEIDQSEQSFLDEEQVGKGFVLLCSAYPRSDCTIRTHQEAYLV, from the coding sequence ATGGCTACTTATCAAGTTCGTCTTATCAAAGGCAGCAAGAAAAAACCGCCTGAAATGGATGTGACTATTACAGTAGATGAAGATACTACCATTTTTGATGCGGCAATAGAAGAAGGAATTGATTTACCCTCTTCCTGTAAAGCTGGTGCTTGTTCGAGTTGCGCCGGCAGAATTGAAGCCGGAGAAATTGATCAGTCTGAGCAAAGTTTCTTAGATGAAGAACAAGTTGGAAAAGGATTCGTTCTTCTTTGTAGTGCTTATCCTCGTTCCGATTGTACGATTAGAACTCATCAAGAAGCTTACTTGGTCTAA
- the nifN gene encoding nitrogenase iron-molybdenum cofactor biosynthesis protein NifN: protein MTTVLDPKKAVSVNPLKQSQPLGAALAFLGLKGMMPLFHGSQGCTAFAKVLLVRHFREAIPMATTAMTEVTTILGGEENVEQAILTLLEKAKPDIIGLLTTGLTETRGDDMKGILKSIRQRNPQLKNFPIILVSTPDYKGAMQDGYAAAVEQIVSTNYGHYVPEEGLPPSVHSKPLITVLAGPMLSPGDVEEIKEIVESFGITPLVVPDLSGSVDGHLEDEYYSVTSGGTSLTDLKRLERSTFTLAIGESMRGAAEILQKRFGTPFEVFPRLTGLEAMDNFIMRLSQMALNYCDPHFICTPFVPDQFHRQRKQLQDAILDSHFYFGGKRICLALEPDLLYSTSWLLKEMGAVIGAAVTTTKSPLLYDLPVEKVLIGDLQDLEDLSVGADLIITNSHGKGISQRLGVPLYRMGFPIFDRLGNGQRCLVGYRGTVSMLFDIGNLLQEQEAAH, encoded by the coding sequence ATGACTACCGTACTAGATCCGAAAAAAGCTGTTAGCGTTAACCCCCTCAAACAGAGTCAACCTTTAGGAGCGGCTTTAGCCTTTCTGGGGTTAAAAGGAATGATGCCCCTGTTTCATGGTTCCCAAGGTTGTACCGCCTTTGCCAAAGTGTTATTAGTGCGTCATTTCCGGGAAGCTATTCCCATGGCCACTACCGCCATGACAGAAGTCACTACCATTTTAGGGGGAGAGGAAAATGTTGAACAAGCCATCTTAACCCTCTTAGAAAAAGCCAAACCCGACATTATCGGCTTATTAACCACAGGTTTAACCGAGACTCGGGGGGATGATATGAAAGGCATCCTCAAAAGTATTCGTCAACGTAACCCTCAGTTAAAAAACTTTCCGATTATCTTAGTCTCTACGCCTGATTATAAGGGGGCAATGCAGGATGGCTACGCAGCCGCCGTCGAGCAGATAGTATCCACCAATTATGGGCACTATGTGCCGGAGGAAGGGTTGCCGCCTTCAGTTCATTCTAAGCCGCTTATTACGGTCTTAGCTGGGCCAATGCTCTCGCCTGGGGATGTAGAGGAAATTAAAGAAATCGTCGAATCTTTTGGCATTACTCCCCTTGTGGTGCCGGATTTATCGGGTTCAGTGGATGGACACTTAGAAGACGAGTATTATTCGGTGACTTCTGGTGGGACTTCGTTGACGGATTTGAAGCGCTTGGAACGTTCTACTTTTACTTTGGCCATTGGCGAGAGTATGCGGGGCGCGGCGGAAATCCTACAAAAGCGGTTTGGGACTCCTTTTGAGGTGTTTCCTAGGCTGACCGGATTAGAGGCGATGGATAACTTTATTATGCGGTTATCCCAGATGGCCCTTAATTATTGTGACCCGCATTTTATCTGTACGCCGTTTGTGCCGGACCAATTTCATCGTCAACGCAAACAGTTACAGGATGCTATCCTCGATAGTCATTTTTATTTTGGTGGTAAGCGTATCTGTTTGGCCCTAGAGCCGGACTTACTTTATTCTACCAGTTGGTTGCTCAAAGAAATGGGAGCCGTGATCGGAGCGGCTGTCACCACGACTAAATCGCCTTTATTGTATGATTTGCCAGTTGAAAAAGTGCTGATTGGGGATTTACAAGATTTGGAGGATTTGTCAGTGGGGGCTGATTTGATTATTACCAATTCTCATGGTAAGGGGATTAGTCAGCGACTTGGCGTTCCTTTGTATCGTATGGGTTTCCCCATTTTTGATCGCCTGGGAAATGGACAACGGTGTTTAGTCGGTTATCGGGGTACCGTTTCTATGTTGTTCGATATTGGTAACCTGTTGCAAGAACAAGAAGCGGCCCATTAA
- the nifX gene encoding nitrogen fixation protein NifX: protein MKVAFTTSDNIHVNAHFGWAKKIDLYEVNTEGYNFLETLHFSGDLKEDGNEDKLVPKIEALTDCIIVYVSAIGGSAAARLIRKKVTPIKANSETDKITDILTNLVKQLKGNPPPWLRKALQQENKQFVFEEEEELVNS, encoded by the coding sequence ATGAAAGTTGCTTTCACCACCAGTGATAATATTCATGTTAATGCTCACTTTGGATGGGCGAAAAAAATTGATCTTTACGAAGTGAATACCGAGGGTTATAATTTTTTAGAGACTCTTCATTTTAGTGGAGATTTAAAAGAGGATGGGAATGAAGATAAATTAGTTCCTAAAATCGAAGCTCTAACCGATTGTATTATCGTTTATGTTTCGGCCATTGGCGGTAGCGCAGCAGCCCGTTTAATTCGCAAAAAAGTTACCCCCATTAAGGCTAATAGTGAGACGGATAAAATTACCGATATTCTCACCAATTTAGTCAAGCAATTGAAAGGAAATCCTCCCCCTTGGCTACGGAAAGCTCTGCAACAAGAAAATAAGCAATTCGTATTTGAAGAAGAGGAAGAATTAGTTAACAGTTAA
- the nifW gene encoding nitrogenase-stabilizing/protective protein NifW, which yields MGETTQMTTPATQTFADFKSLTDTEDYLQFFGISYDQTFVNVNRLHILKQFSLLIEEVDQAFPDLSETEKLSKYGEAFAEAYELFKTSSPVETKLFKVFQEKPKDVVFLKDLTKDAGVK from the coding sequence ATGGGAGAAACAACTCAAATGACTACTCCGGCTACTCAAACCTTTGCTGATTTCAAAAGCTTAACCGATACTGAAGACTACTTACAATTTTTTGGGATTAGTTATGATCAGACATTTGTCAATGTCAATCGCCTGCATATCCTCAAGCAATTTTCTCTTTTAATTGAAGAAGTTGACCAAGCGTTTCCTGACCTGAGTGAAACAGAAAAATTAAGCAAATATGGTGAAGCCTTTGCAGAAGCTTACGAACTCTTTAAAACTTCCAGCCCTGTAGAAACAAAACTGTTTAAAGTCTTTCAAGAAAAACCCAAAGATGTAGTTTTCCTCAAAGATCTTACCAAGGACGCAGGAGTCAAATAA
- the nifK gene encoding nitrogenase molybdenum-iron protein subunit beta, producing MSQNIDKIQDHVELFHQPEYQELFENKKAVEGMASPEEVEKIAEWTKSWDYREKNFAREALTINPAKACQPLGAILAAVGFEGTLPFVHGSQGCVAYFRTHFTRHFKEPFSGVSSSMTEDAAVFGGLKNMIEGLENAYSLYKPKMIAVCTTCMAEVIGDDLGAFIGAAKKDGSVPETFPVPFAHTPSFVGSHIVGYDNMLKAILLNLTEGKKKETTNGKINFIPGFETYIGNLRELKHLTAAMGVDATILADNELYLDSPNDGEFKMYQGGTTLEEGADSINAEATITLQTYPTVKTREYIEEKWGQKTFTYRPWGVKGTDEFLMGLSELTGNPIPAELELERGRAVDAMTDSHAWLHGKTAAIYGDPDLVMGMLQFMLEMGVEPVHVLVNNSNAEFEAEAKALLASSPYGSKATVWGGKDLWHMRSLLFTEPVDFLIGNSYGKYLWRDTGIPLIRIGYPIFDRHHLHRYSTIGYNGAINLLNWIVNALFEDIDRKTNIPSKTDISFDLVR from the coding sequence ATGTCTCAGAATATCGATAAAATTCAAGACCACGTTGAATTATTCCATCAGCCAGAGTACCAAGAGTTATTCGAAAACAAGAAAGCTGTAGAAGGCATGGCTTCTCCTGAAGAAGTCGAAAAAATAGCCGAATGGACTAAGAGTTGGGATTATCGGGAAAAGAACTTTGCTCGCGAAGCCCTCACCATCAACCCCGCTAAAGCTTGTCAACCCCTCGGTGCTATTTTAGCCGCCGTCGGTTTTGAAGGAACCCTCCCCTTCGTTCATGGTTCCCAAGGTTGTGTGGCTTATTTCCGTACCCACTTTACCCGTCACTTCAAAGAACCCTTTAGCGGCGTTTCTTCTTCCATGACAGAAGACGCAGCCGTTTTCGGTGGACTGAAAAACATGATCGAAGGGTTAGAGAACGCCTACAGCCTCTACAAACCCAAAATGATCGCCGTTTGTACAACCTGTATGGCGGAAGTTATCGGGGATGACTTAGGTGCTTTCATTGGTGCGGCTAAAAAAGATGGGTCTGTTCCCGAAACTTTCCCCGTACCTTTTGCTCATACGCCGTCTTTCGTCGGTTCCCACATTGTGGGTTATGACAATATGCTCAAAGCCATATTGCTCAACCTGACTGAAGGCAAGAAGAAAGAAACCACCAACGGAAAAATTAACTTTATTCCTGGGTTTGAAACCTACATTGGCAACCTGCGCGAATTAAAGCACCTGACTGCTGCTATGGGCGTTGATGCGACCATTTTAGCTGACAATGAACTCTATTTAGATTCTCCTAACGATGGGGAATTCAAGATGTACCAAGGCGGTACAACTTTAGAAGAAGGGGCTGATTCCATCAACGCAGAAGCTACCATCACCCTACAAACCTACCCCACCGTTAAAACTCGGGAATATATCGAGGAAAAATGGGGACAAAAAACCTTTACCTATCGTCCTTGGGGTGTCAAAGGAACAGATGAGTTCTTAATGGGACTTTCTGAACTGACCGGTAATCCTATCCCTGCTGAATTAGAACTCGAAAGAGGACGCGCAGTTGACGCGATGACCGATAGCCATGCTTGGTTACATGGTAAGACAGCCGCTATCTATGGCGACCCAGACCTCGTAATGGGAATGTTACAATTCATGTTAGAAATGGGTGTAGAACCCGTTCATGTGCTAGTGAACAACTCTAACGCTGAATTTGAAGCAGAAGCTAAAGCATTACTCGCTTCCTCTCCCTATGGTTCAAAAGCAACCGTTTGGGGTGGTAAAGACCTCTGGCATATGCGCTCATTACTGTTTACCGAACCCGTTGATTTCTTAATCGGTAACTCTTATGGTAAGTACCTCTGGCGCGATACAGGTATTCCTTTAATCCGCATTGGCTACCCCATCTTTGACCGCCATCACTTACATCGTTATTCTACTATCGGTTACAATGGTGCGATCAACCTCCTCAATTGGATCGTTAATGCTCTGTTTGAAGATATCGATCGTAAGACCAATATCCCCTCTAAGACTGATATCTCCTTCGATCTAGTTCGTTAA
- a CDS encoding helix-turn-helix domain-containing protein, translated as MPYTIPDNCFGCGTCQPQCPTGAIHVDDGRYWIESGLCNDCNEYSGEPQCVVQCPISSPIPLQAKKGRYKAVERVATNPDLFSNGKNNTFASSMVIWEACKLLTSTTILPWNPAQDGKLCYQRPVKQGRGKITFCLTNNLESDSVSNCDYVSNCCNLETIDIRSACLHLIYAAYATTLDKPWEQEFVIDDQQLERYLGLDKRKDLSKAAKLTLIKTLAQQPCRITTAIEWPQQGKIKGFTVEEDFIWHILEIKHHFQEDKDGCKHLIGLTFRIRAGLWAKYFLNKQGYKQRTAFYQYGILPKFLLNTVMSIWQQHQGSVRMILWLLFKAKMGRKQSIMVPTLMNIAFGKEKVTQAATQREQRKRLIQKFESNLEVLNSYTLQPVFDPVTYPPEIQPLWARLVELPEDAEDAIDFWINDGSQEQRLTDPAPRGKWNLLMQARILEFELPQEWEQQLAKFERKKQQRINKSPKSKTSHRLSAEQILTARKRQGISQRELAQMIGKSQSWIRDLERGRFCAKPEDQVRLQKILNLH; from the coding sequence ATGCCATATACAATACCTGACAATTGTTTCGGCTGTGGTACTTGCCAGCCACAGTGTCCTACAGGAGCTATTCATGTAGATGATGGGCGATATTGGATTGAATCAGGTCTTTGTAATGACTGTAATGAATACTCCGGCGAACCCCAGTGTGTCGTTCAATGTCCTATCAGTAGCCCAATTCCTCTACAAGCCAAAAAAGGCAGATATAAAGCAGTTGAGCGAGTGGCTACTAATCCGGATCTTTTTTCCAATGGAAAAAACAACACCTTTGCTTCTTCGATGGTTATTTGGGAAGCTTGCAAACTGTTAACCAGTACCACGATTCTTCCTTGGAACCCTGCTCAAGATGGCAAATTATGCTATCAACGACCCGTTAAACAAGGACGAGGAAAAATTACTTTTTGCTTGACTAATAATCTGGAGTCAGATTCAGTTTCTAACTGCGATTATGTATCGAATTGTTGTAATTTAGAAACGATTGATATTCGTTCTGCCTGTTTACATTTAATTTATGCCGCCTATGCCACGACTCTAGATAAACCTTGGGAACAAGAGTTTGTCATCGACGATCAGCAACTCGAGAGATATTTAGGCTTGGATAAGCGTAAAGACCTCAGTAAAGCCGCTAAACTCACCTTAATTAAAACTCTGGCTCAACAACCCTGTCGAATTACAACAGCCATTGAGTGGCCACAACAAGGAAAAATTAAGGGATTTACGGTAGAAGAAGATTTTATTTGGCATATACTGGAAATCAAGCATCATTTTCAAGAAGACAAGGACGGCTGTAAACATTTAATCGGTCTAACCTTTAGAATTAGAGCAGGTCTTTGGGCTAAATATTTTCTCAACAAACAAGGATATAAACAGCGTACCGCTTTTTATCAATATGGTATCCTACCCAAATTTTTACTTAATACAGTGATGAGTATCTGGCAGCAACATCAAGGATCTGTGCGAATGATCCTATGGTTGTTATTTAAAGCCAAAATGGGAAGGAAACAAAGCATCATGGTTCCTACCCTCATGAATATTGCTTTTGGAAAGGAGAAAGTCACTCAAGCCGCCACACAACGAGAACAACGAAAGCGGCTGATCCAAAAATTTGAGAGTAACCTAGAGGTTCTCAATTCCTACACACTGCAACCGGTTTTTGATCCCGTGACTTATCCGCCCGAAATACAGCCTTTATGGGCTAGATTAGTGGAACTTCCCGAGGATGCAGAGGATGCCATAGATTTTTGGATTAATGATGGCTCACAGGAACAGCGTTTAACTGATCCTGCGCCTCGGGGAAAATGGAATTTATTAATGCAAGCGAGGATTTTAGAATTTGAACTGCCGCAAGAGTGGGAGCAACAACTGGCTAAATTTGAGCGTAAAAAGCAACAAAGAATCAACAAAAGCCCTAAATCTAAAACTTCCCATCGACTTTCTGCTGAACAAATTTTGACAGCCAGAAAACGTCAAGGCATTTCTCAAAGAGAATTAGCGCAAATGATTGGCAAAAGCCAAAGCTGGATTCGAGACCTTGAAAGGGGCCGCTTTTGTGCTAAACCCGAAGACCAAGTGCGGCTTCAGAAAATTCTTAATTTACACTAA
- the fdxB gene encoding ferredoxin III, nif-specific — protein MSTLSGLTFGKLDWIPKFVTAIDASKCIGCGRCFKACGQNVLKLMGMNEDGEFVEDAEDDEIERQVMTIFNQAQCIGCEACARLCPKNCYTHEPLPA, from the coding sequence ATGTCAACTTTATCAGGTCTAACATTTGGTAAACTCGATTGGATTCCTAAATTCGTTACAGCAATTGATGCTAGTAAATGTATTGGTTGCGGACGATGTTTTAAAGCTTGTGGTCAGAATGTCTTGAAATTAATGGGAATGAACGAAGATGGAGAATTTGTAGAAGATGCAGAAGACGACGAAATTGAGCGTCAAGTTATGACCATTTTTAACCAAGCTCAATGTATTGGTTGTGAAGCTTGTGCGCGTTTATGCCCCAAAAATTGCTATACTCATGAACCTCTACCAGCCTAG
- a CDS encoding HesA/MoeB/ThiF family protein encodes MELTPTEIERYQRQIMLPGLGEEGQKKLKSTTALVTGVGGLGGTVALYLAVAGIGKLILVRGGNLRLDDMNRQILMTDDWVGKPRVLKAKETLSKINPDVQIEAIPEYVTPDNVDILVRGADIAIDCAFNFEERDLLNEACVRWDKPMVEAAMNEMEAYLTTIIPGKTPCLSCIFPEKPEWDRWGFGVLGAVSGTLATLAALEVIKVITGLGQPLYGKLLTMELGSLHFAKHRPYHDPNCPICSKITQQKINQTLNLVNTKTNLSISV; translated from the coding sequence ATGGAACTTACACCGACCGAAATAGAGCGTTATCAGCGACAAATCATGTTACCGGGTTTGGGTGAGGAAGGACAGAAAAAACTCAAGTCCACTACCGCCCTCGTGACGGGAGTAGGAGGACTAGGAGGTACAGTCGCCCTCTATCTGGCGGTGGCAGGAATCGGAAAATTAATTCTGGTTCGCGGTGGAAACCTACGCCTCGATGATATGAATCGTCAAATTTTGATGACGGATGACTGGGTAGGAAAGCCAAGAGTTCTCAAAGCCAAAGAAACTCTCAGCAAAATTAATCCAGATGTGCAAATCGAGGCTATACCTGAATACGTTACCCCTGACAATGTGGATATTTTGGTTCGAGGAGCCGATATTGCCATAGACTGCGCTTTTAATTTTGAGGAACGCGATTTATTAAATGAAGCTTGTGTCAGGTGGGATAAACCGATGGTAGAAGCGGCTATGAATGAAATGGAAGCTTATCTAACTACCATTATCCCGGGTAAAACTCCTTGTTTATCTTGCATTTTTCCAGAAAAACCTGAATGGGACCGTTGGGGGTTTGGTGTTCTGGGCGCGGTTTCGGGAACCCTTGCCACTTTAGCCGCCCTAGAAGTCATCAAAGTCATCACCGGTTTGGGACAACCCTTATACGGAAAACTCCTGACGATGGAATTAGGCAGTTTACATTTTGCTAAACATCGTCCCTATCATGACCCCAATTGTCCCATCTGTAGCAAGATTACTCAACAAAAAATTAACCAAACACTGAATTTAGTCAATACCAAAACAAATCTGTCAATTTCAGTGTGA
- a CDS encoding CCE_0567 family metalloprotein, with product MVQLSDKSPTPEAVTELKNTIRRLNSKAGQMKMDLHDLAEGLPTDYEKLVEQASKTYEIFRELDQLNKQLKQWEKQLK from the coding sequence ATGGTTCAACTAAGTGATAAAAGTCCAACTCCTGAAGCTGTAACCGAACTAAAAAACACCATTCGGCGGCTAAATAGCAAAGCGGGTCAAATGAAGATGGATCTTCATGATTTGGCGGAAGGATTGCCCACTGATTATGAAAAACTCGTGGAGCAAGCCAGCAAAACTTACGAGATTTTTCGTGAGTTAGATCAATTAAATAAACAACTCAAACAATGGGAGAAACAACTCAAATGA
- a CDS encoding iron-sulfur cluster assembly accessory protein: MTVSFTDKAAFRLRTFLRGTTESGTSYQKGIRVGVIDGGCSGYEYSLEIVGQPNPEDLIFEQDKMQIYVDPKSAPLLEGIVIDFVESLTQAGFTFKNPNATSTCGCGKSFSAGECTPAGVSCS; this comes from the coding sequence ATGACAGTTTCCTTCACAGACAAAGCGGCATTTAGACTTCGCACTTTTTTACGGGGTACGACAGAATCAGGCACTTCTTATCAAAAAGGAATTCGAGTAGGAGTCATCGATGGAGGATGTAGTGGTTACGAATATTCCTTAGAAATTGTCGGGCAACCCAATCCTGAAGATTTAATTTTTGAACAAGATAAAATGCAAATCTATGTTGATCCTAAAAGCGCCCCTTTATTAGAGGGAATTGTCATAGATTTTGTGGAAAGTTTAACCCAAGCAGGCTTTACCTTCAAGAATCCTAATGCTACCAGTACCTGCGGGTGTGGCAAGTCTTTTTCAGCCGGAGAATGCACTCCTGCCGGAGTGTCTTGTAGTTAA
- the nifE gene encoding nitrogenase iron-molybdenum cofactor biosynthesis protein NifE translates to MKITKGKIAELLDQPGCEHNHKKESQKNKACKQQAQPGAAQGGCAFDGASIALVPITDAAHLVHGPIACAGNSWGSRGSLSSGPTTYKMGFTTDVSENDVIFGGEKKLYKAIVEVVKRYKPAAVFVYSTCVTALIGDDIDVVCEAVANKYKIPVIPVNSPGFVGSKNLGNRLGGEALLEYVVGTKEPEYTTPYDINLIGEYNVAGEMWGVLPLFERLGIRVLAKITGDARFAEVCQAHRAKLNVMICSKALINMAQKMKEKYNIPYIEESFYGIADMNRCLRNVAASLGDAQLQERVERLIADETAKLDIVLAPYRERLKGKKMVLYTGGVKSWSIISAAQDLGMEVVATSTKKSTEEDIARIKTLLGADGIMLEKGSAAEILKVVERTGADLLVAGGRNQYTALKAKIPFLDINQERHHPYAGYVGLVEMARELDEALHSPIWEQVRKPAPWDLAHHNPTLAHYIH, encoded by the coding sequence ATGAAGATAACAAAAGGCAAAATCGCCGAACTGCTTGATCAACCGGGTTGTGAACACAACCATAAGAAAGAATCACAAAAAAATAAAGCTTGTAAACAACAAGCTCAACCAGGAGCGGCTCAAGGCGGTTGTGCTTTTGATGGGGCTTCTATTGCTCTAGTTCCCATTACCGATGCAGCCCATTTAGTACACGGACCTATTGCTTGTGCGGGTAATTCCTGGGGTAGCCGGGGTAGCCTTTCTAGTGGTCCAACTACCTATAAAATGGGTTTTACCACCGATGTATCGGAAAATGATGTTATTTTTGGTGGCGAAAAAAAGTTATATAAAGCCATCGTCGAAGTAGTCAAACGCTACAAACCGGCTGCTGTTTTTGTCTATTCTACCTGTGTCACAGCCTTGATCGGGGATGATATCGATGTAGTTTGTGAAGCCGTCGCAAACAAATATAAAATCCCTGTCATTCCGGTTAACTCTCCCGGATTTGTCGGCAGTAAAAATTTAGGCAACCGTTTAGGAGGAGAGGCTCTATTAGAGTATGTCGTAGGCACAAAAGAGCCAGAATATACCACTCCTTATGATATTAATTTAATTGGCGAATACAATGTCGCTGGGGAAATGTGGGGGGTTTTGCCGTTATTTGAAAGATTGGGCATTCGGGTATTAGCAAAAATTACCGGTGATGCTCGTTTTGCCGAAGTTTGTCAGGCTCATCGGGCTAAATTAAATGTGATGATTTGCTCGAAAGCGCTGATTAATATGGCCCAAAAAATGAAGGAAAAATATAATATTCCCTACATCGAGGAATCCTTCTACGGCATTGCGGATATGAATCGCTGCTTGAGAAATGTTGCCGCTTCTTTAGGAGATGCCCAATTACAGGAGCGAGTAGAGCGATTAATTGCTGATGAAACGGCTAAATTAGATATCGTTTTAGCGCCCTATCGAGAGCGGCTAAAAGGTAAAAAAATGGTGCTGTATACCGGTGGTGTAAAAAGTTGGTCGATTATTTCTGCCGCGCAAGATTTAGGCATGGAAGTGGTGGCCACCAGCACGAAAAAGAGTACAGAAGAAGATATTGCTAGGATAAAAACCCTTTTGGGTGCTGATGGGATTATGTTAGAAAAAGGCAGTGCTGCCGAAATTCTAAAAGTCGTCGAGAGAACCGGAGCGGATTTGTTGGTGGCGGGGGGTAGAAATCAGTACACCGCTTTAAAAGCGAAAATACCCTTTTTAGATATCAATCAAGAGCGGCATCATCCTTATGCGGGATATGTAGGGTTGGTAGAGATGGCCAGAGAATTAGACGAAGCGCTACATAGTCCAATCTGGGAACAAGTGCGTAAACCCGCTCCCTGGGATTTAGCACATCATAATCCTACACTGGCCCACTATATCCACTAA
- a CDS encoding NifX-associated nitrogen fixation protein yields the protein MQSGATLSLAQSLSREHPFVDELLRQFRLHDTSGCYENWSNELLLNSLILSPIREKNRAINSQVDSSLSYLRVCAFYHTVAIEIEKKTGRLPETFINLSPQGSSSALICCGNLLVVYELLERVSSFGFDSLEKLINTGEQLIQYAVARVHQFF from the coding sequence ATGCAGTCCGGTGCTACTCTTTCTCTAGCGCAAAGCCTATCCCGAGAACATCCTTTTGTGGATGAGTTGCTCAGACAGTTTCGACTTCATGATACCTCTGGATGTTATGAAAATTGGTCGAATGAGTTGCTATTAAATTCTTTAATTTTGTCTCCTATTCGGGAAAAAAATCGAGCGATAAATAGCCAGGTAGACTCCTCTTTATCTTATTTACGAGTTTGTGCTTTTTATCATACTGTTGCCATAGAGATTGAGAAAAAAACCGGACGATTGCCTGAAACTTTTATTAATTTAAGTCCTCAAGGTTCTAGTTCAGCTTTGATTTGTTGTGGAAATTTATTAGTGGTTTATGAACTTTTAGAACGAGTGAGTTCTTTTGGGTTTGATTCCCTAGAAAAGCTCATTAATACTGGAGAACAGTTAATTCAGTATGCTGTAGCTAGAGTCCATCAGTTTTTTTAG
- a CDS encoding NifX-associated nitrogen fixation protein yields MTTATSTNPEADALFIAENAFLKELAQQIRAQDHYGVFRTWEDRLVLANFIVSKKRKREIPVNGDVDPATQLRILSFYRAIAASIEKETGKLCQVVLDISHEGFGWSLIWSGRLMVVCRTVRDAHRFGFESLEKLAADGEKLVENGIELIQRFPEVANL; encoded by the coding sequence ATGACAACAGCCACAAGCACTAATCCAGAAGCCGATGCTCTTTTTATTGCTGAAAATGCCTTTCTTAAAGAATTGGCTCAGCAAATACGTGCCCAAGATCATTATGGCGTTTTTCGTACTTGGGAAGATAGATTAGTTCTCGCTAATTTTATTGTCAGTAAGAAGAGAAAGCGGGAAATTCCGGTTAACGGAGATGTCGATCCAGCAACCCAATTAAGAATCTTATCATTCTATCGGGCTATCGCTGCTAGTATTGAAAAAGAAACTGGAAAATTATGTCAAGTTGTCCTGGATATAAGCCATGAAGGTTTTGGTTGGTCTTTAATTTGGAGTGGCCGCTTAATGGTGGTTTGTCGGACAGTCAGAGATGCTCATCGCTTCGGTTTTGAATCTCTAGAAAAATTAGCGGCCGATGGAGAAAAATTGGTTGAAAATGGAATCGAATTAATTCAACGTTTTCCTGAAGTCGCTAACCTTTAA